A window from Culex pipiens pallens isolate TS chromosome 3, TS_CPP_V2, whole genome shotgun sequence encodes these proteins:
- the LOC128093553 gene encoding uncharacterized protein LOC128093553, producing MPKASRGRGSSSAASKNPRSSSTGRVQKGKQTNAVSTAIAQGSVSAKGIDKKLLHPGYVPRSPVRTRSGTSGATTNTSTSANIPIRNEFQMLSDDEENINNTDGSSTTDDDEYDGRARKKVSTSKTNNSPKERRPPPIYVLDTLADDIDELLEGLGYCLKIGKSSVQVYTFDSKNFDLVRNSQFAIFSVRTGLDRSYAPGSRRTRTALTPTSHPCSESVRAAC from the exons atgccaaaggccagccgtggccgtggcagttcgagtgcggcctcgaaaaacccgcgaagttcgtctaccggccgtgtacaaaaaggtaaacaaaccaacgccgtgtcgaccgccatcgcgcaggggagcgtgagcgcaaaaggcatcgacaaaaagttactacaccccggatatgttccaagatcaccagtgcgaacccgttcaggtacttccggtgccacgaccaacacgtcaacatccgccaacattcccatcaggaacgagttccagatgctgagcgacgacgaagaaaacatcaacaacaccgacggtagcagcactaccgacgacgacgaatacgatggacgtgcacggaagaaagtgtcgacgtcaaaaacgaacaattctccaaaggaacgtagaccacctccaatctatgttttggacacgttggcggacgatattgacgagttgctggaaggcctcggatattgtctgaaaatcggtaagtcgtcagtgcaagtctacacatttgacagcaagaacttcgacctg gttcgcaattcgcaattcgcaattttcagtgtaagaacgggccttgaccgatcttatgcaccaggttcccgacgaacacgcactgcccttacacctacatctcacccttgctctgagtcagtacgagcagcatgctag